Genomic DNA from Cloeon dipterum chromosome 3, ieCloDipt1.1, whole genome shotgun sequence:
actttaaaaatagacACGGCATAAATTGTGGTTAATTTTAACAGTCAGAAAactaacagaaaaataatggcGATTAACTCCACAGTTTTcaacaatcaaattttcgtGCCAATTCCCCTATTTCCTAACATGCTTTATATTGATTACAATGGTACCAAGATAATTGTGCATTAggaacaaaaacaaatgaaaataaacaatattaattgctTCAAAACTCGCactaaattaagttaaaaattgtacagtatgacatttttaaagaaagaatAATGTATTCAAGCCACAAGGATTAAGTctatttgttttacaatatGGATACAACCAACCTCGAGATATCTCAACTAAGCAgattatttgtattaattaaatattccgaCTTGACCTCGTTGTTTTGAAAGTTGAGATTTTTCTCTCGACATGTTTCGGATCTAGCTGGCGCCTTAGTGGTTAGCGGGGTTCCTATCACGTCAGCTCTCAGGCACAAATTTTTGTACCTTAGAGCCTGACAGGAAACATGTCGAGATGTTTAAAATCATATCTTTCAAGACATCAAAGAGAAgttcaaatttgtaattaatataaatctctTCGTTGACATACAAAACTCTTTAAAGTCagtattatattaatatataaataaacataatatttaatattaagcaATGACTCCTATAtctcatatatatttttagcagTATATAGATTGATTTAATATATCAACAAAACCAAAACAGTTTCGCAAAATCACTCGCATTTTTGGTTCTAACAACAGAACTCCTTTTGCGCTTGCAGCGTGTCTCATTTCTCCGTTTGTTCTTTCTCCCAACATCCTACAACAAACTCCACATGACGGAAACTAGAATGATGACCCTGATTAATACATGAAATAAGATAATTAACTAATGaatgttacaaaataattataattaatgattactaaatgtattttattcaaaatcacacaaaaataaaccaataaGGGATGTTTCATTCTGCACTGCTAATAAGGACAAGGCCTACAAGACTGAGTCTTAGTCTTACCAACACctccaaaaatataaagcactttatatttacaataataGGTTAGCTGCGGGCGTATTTCACTAAACATGCATTGCAATCGTTTTAgtgcattttcatttgaaatatttttaaaatttcaaccctcCGCTAATAATCTCAAGTGCTGAGTAAAATCAAGGGGATATAGCAGGCCAGCACCTTCGCAAACCCAGCCGTTGTTTGCTCCATTATACACTTTGATTGGTTTTAAGTATATaatcgataaaattttaaatagaagtTCACTATGTTGATTGCAGCGCTTGCTTCTTGGGTAATGTCTTATTAACAATATCATACCATTAAGACACAAAAtatacttaaatttaattaatttaacaacttTCCTTAAATGAATGGCCCCGAGGATCCAGATTACTAATTTGAATCACATTCTAACATAAGCCCCCTGAGGGCCGTTGAGCTATGTGTATGCTCTcgatctaaaataaatttcaaaatttctttagCCTCTGCTGTCTGCTGCACATATTTCCAGTGACCacctggaaaaatttaaccaataaTAATTCAACCAACACCCACCTAAAAGTCTCATCGCTGAGATTACTTGTTGTAGGTAGCATTAtttcgattaatttaaaattaaacaaattgtgtGATAATTCTCAAGtttcatctttatttttattgttcatgtATTAACAAGGCTGTATAATCGAGATTCACGCTCATAGCccatttaatgcaaaaaatacaaaataatgtaCTAAGTAAGTGTCAACCAAAAGTTGTAGTTTCTGTAGTTGAATTTACATCTTCAATCTCCGATTCTTCCCTTCTTGTCTTAGGCAAGTGCGTAACAAAAGCTTTGTAGGCTTCCCAACATTCTGCATTAATTAATGGAAGTTGTTTGCTGTccatgatgaaattttgctcGTTATATTTCTCAAAGCTAGGCGAAAGTTCAATCGTGTAAGACAAACGGATGCCAGCTTTGGCATAAGCCCAGTCGAAGCTTGTTCCGTGTGCAAAATCTACGAATTAAAATCGACCaggttattaaattaatgctccATAAAAAGGTAATGATGAAACGTACAAGATAACACTCCATGAGCAGTTCCAACTTTATACTGCGTTCCATTCACAGCAGCTATCGCTTGTTTCGCGTCCTCGGCaacacttttctaaaaatgcattatacaaattttgaataatattaattattttatgacatttaagaaattttaccaaatcattattttgttgattttccgCCTCCCATGGTAGCAAAATCAACtggaaaacatattttattagcACCACCAAAAGtcagcaaaatttaagttttgtaTGTTATATACCTGTCCATAGCTGTGTACCGCGAGGTAGAAAGTAATTTCCTTGTGGTCTAGTATAAACTTTGCAATGGCTTCACATTCTGGTTCTGAATACGGCATGCTCCCATGATAACTTCCGCTACACTTGTCTGTAGTTCCATCTAAAGCATATATTCCAGgatagtttaattttcaaataaaatttggtttcaaaatttttaaatttttaagtgataAGTTTaccttaattttcaaaaaataatgcaacaattttgttatgctatgtctaaaatttaaaagtatttattcaCCTTGCCACTTGTAATCAAAGTTACGGTTCGGATCTGTCCCCACGCAATCAGAGTCATTATTGGGTCTGCGAGTTTTCCTCCAAAGCCTGTCCTCCGTCCAGGAGTAAACGTAGCCGTCGGGATTGGCCACTGGGAGGAAATACCAGTCGTTAGCGTCGAGCAGGGCCTGGTTTTCTAGCAAGTTGCTCGTCAGCTCATGAATTGCGTGAAGAATAGTGGGTGGGCCAACCCACTCGCGTGCATGAATTAGGCTTTCCATTAAAATGGCTTTCTTTCCAGGACCGTTGGACAGTTTAAGGACTCGGAGCGGCCGTCCTTCCCAGGAATTTCCAATATTGATGATAGTCGCGATTTCTGGATGAGTTGTTGCAACCAACTCGATATATTCCATTATCTATTGATAAGGGTAGAGTTTacataaatgattttttaaattat
This window encodes:
- the LOC135938332 gene encoding carboxypeptidase B-like; this translates as MGILVFFLVIKATVLVSGISVAYIIELPGGGLGGFNPPASDISLVNDECWEKMLWSVYLLVVCCAATTLAYKSYEGYHVIRTKELQSIDEVKNVLPLTKLNDYNFFINPRIGSVVEILVGPEQTEHLQNTLTTLGLAPRVVVENFERELRKERKQIEEFSLQRNLLPSERYLNFDEIMEYIELVATTHPEIATIINIGNSWEGRPLRVLKLSNGPGKKAILMESLIHAREWVGPPTILHAIHELTSNLLENQALLDANDWYFLPVANPDGYVYSWTEDRLWRKTRRPNNDSDCVGTDPNRNFDYKWQDGTTDKCSGSYHGSMPYSEPECEAIAKFILDHKEITFYLAVHSYGQLILLPWEAENQQNNDLKSVAEDAKQAIAAVNGTQYKVGTAHGVLSYFAHGTSFDWAYAKAGIRLSYTIELSPSFEKYNEQNFIMDSKQLPLINAECWEAYKAFVTHLPKTRREESEIEDVNSTTETTTFG